The proteins below are encoded in one region of Apium graveolens cultivar Ventura chromosome 4, ASM990537v1, whole genome shotgun sequence:
- the LOC141721679 gene encoding uncharacterized protein LOC141721679 isoform X1 encodes MSPPSADFRCDCSPPVNTNSTDRNCSHCGGSNEPILRTSSSAASLLSFDSVPVKYYDKRLRIIHAAIKGFTIGAGIKGGLALFSILARFRRRQSLAKKVEMATGGEDIILAIKETLRYGLFLGTYAGTFVSVDELIAAVGGHHRTARWRALLAGAIAGPSMLLTGLETEHTSLAIYILMRAAVLASRCGIKSKRFGNICKPLTWAHGDIFLMCLASSQILSAYILKQDSLPPSYKSFLNKHGGKAAVILRGVKELACGMPCTELEMVEKHYKTMGVDIKLDPQMKVPCTIIHGNQSCGGHFVSFIIEAYKRALPVYLPVYLIPALIVHRQGLAERPYTILGKGLFGTARSSLFLSVYCSSAWLWTCFCFRLLERCNIPMVAVATFPTGMALAIEKKSRRIEISLYCLARAIESFFTCMADIGYLPAQSKKLKRADVVVFSISTAIIMHCYAMERDVFRSKYLNVLDWVFGVPLPLDEATPRKGR; translated from the exons ATGTCTCCGCCATCAGCCGACTTCCGTTGCGACTGCTCACCGCCAGTCAACACAAACTCCACCGATCGGAACTGCTCGCATTGCGGAGGATCAAACGAACCAATTCTCCGTACATCTTCATCCGCCGCATCATTACTAAGCTTCGATTCAGTTCCGGTGAAGTATTACGATAAGCGATTGAGAATCATACATGCTGCTATTAAAGGATTCACTATTGGAGCTGGTATTAAAGGCGGATTAGCTCTCTTCTCCATTCTAGCTCGCTTTCGTCGTAGACAATCTCTAGCCAA GAAGGTTGAAATGGCTACAGGCGGCGAGGATATTATTTTGGCGATTAAAGAGACTTTGAGATATGGTCTATTCCTCGGAACTTATGCTGGGACTTTTGTTTCAGTAGATGAGCTTATTGCTGCTGTTGGAGGCCACCACAG GACAGCAAGGTGGAGAGCTTTGCTAGCAGGGGCAATAGCTGGACCTTCAATGCTTCTAACTGGATTAGAAACAGAACATACAAGCTTGGCAATTTACATTTTAATGCGTGCTGCTGTCCTAGCATCTCGATGTGGAATAAAGAGCAAGAGATTTGGGAACATCTGCAAACCACTTACATGGGCTCATGGAGACATTTTCCTTATGTGTTTAGCTTCTTCCCAAATTTT GTCTGCATACATATTAAAGCAAGATAGTTTACCTCCATCATACAAATCCTTTCTCAATAAACATGGTGGAAAGGCTGCAGTTATTTTGCGAGGAGTTAAAGAACTTGCTTGTGGCATGCCCTGTACTGAGTTGGAAATGGTGGAGAAGCACTACAAGACCATGGGAGTCGACATTAAGCTGGATCCACAAATGAAGGTTCCTTGCACG ATCATACATGGAAATCAATCATGTGGCGGGCATTTTGTTTCATTTATCATAGAAGCCTACAAAAGAGCATTACCGGTTTATCTTCCAGTCTATCTGATTCCTGCACTTATAGTACATCGTCAAGGCCTTGCAGAAAG ACCTTACACGATCTTGGGGAAGGGTCTTTTTGGTACTGCAAGATCAAGCTTGTTTCTATCTGTTTACTGTTCATCTGCCTG GTTATGGACATGCTTCTGCTTCAGGCTCCTTGAAAGATGTAACATTCCCATGGTTGCGGTAGCTACG TTTCCAACTGGCATGGCCTTGGCAATTGAAAAGAAGAGTAGGCGGATAGAAATATCGCTTTACTGTCTGGCACGGGCCATTGAAAGCTTCTTCACATGCATGGCTGACATCGGATATTTACCAGCACAGTCAAAGAAATTAAAAAGGGCTGATGTGGTGGTTTTTAGCATTTCAACAGCAATCATCATGCATTGCTATGCGATGGAGAGGGATGTCTTCCGATCAAAGTACCTCAATGTTCTTGATTGGGTGTTTGGTGTGCCACTTCCTCTAGATGAAGCAACCCCACGCAAGGGTAGATGA
- the LOC141721679 gene encoding uncharacterized protein LOC141721679 isoform X2: MSLLLLLEATTARWRALLAGAIAGPSMLLTGLETEHTSLAIYILMRAAVLASRCGIKSKRFGNICKPLTWAHGDIFLMCLASSQILSAYILKQDSLPPSYKSFLNKHGGKAAVILRGVKELACGMPCTELEMVEKHYKTMGVDIKLDPQMKVPCTIIHGNQSCGGHFVSFIIEAYKRALPVYLPVYLIPALIVHRQGLAERPYTILGKGLFGTARSSLFLSVYCSSAWLWTCFCFRLLERCNIPMVAVATFPTGMALAIEKKSRRIEISLYCLARAIESFFTCMADIGYLPAQSKKLKRADVVVFSISTAIIMHCYAMERDVFRSKYLNVLDWVFGVPLPLDEATPRKGR, translated from the exons ATGAGCTTATTGCTGCTGTTGGAGGCCACCACAG CAAGGTGGAGAGCTTTGCTAGCAGGGGCAATAGCTGGACCTTCAATGCTTCTAACTGGATTAGAAACAGAACATACAAGCTTGGCAATTTACATTTTAATGCGTGCTGCTGTCCTAGCATCTCGATGTGGAATAAAGAGCAAGAGATTTGGGAACATCTGCAAACCACTTACATGGGCTCATGGAGACATTTTCCTTATGTGTTTAGCTTCTTCCCAAATTTT GTCTGCATACATATTAAAGCAAGATAGTTTACCTCCATCATACAAATCCTTTCTCAATAAACATGGTGGAAAGGCTGCAGTTATTTTGCGAGGAGTTAAAGAACTTGCTTGTGGCATGCCCTGTACTGAGTTGGAAATGGTGGAGAAGCACTACAAGACCATGGGAGTCGACATTAAGCTGGATCCACAAATGAAGGTTCCTTGCACG ATCATACATGGAAATCAATCATGTGGCGGGCATTTTGTTTCATTTATCATAGAAGCCTACAAAAGAGCATTACCGGTTTATCTTCCAGTCTATCTGATTCCTGCACTTATAGTACATCGTCAAGGCCTTGCAGAAAG ACCTTACACGATCTTGGGGAAGGGTCTTTTTGGTACTGCAAGATCAAGCTTGTTTCTATCTGTTTACTGTTCATCTGCCTG GTTATGGACATGCTTCTGCTTCAGGCTCCTTGAAAGATGTAACATTCCCATGGTTGCGGTAGCTACG TTTCCAACTGGCATGGCCTTGGCAATTGAAAAGAAGAGTAGGCGGATAGAAATATCGCTTTACTGTCTGGCACGGGCCATTGAAAGCTTCTTCACATGCATGGCTGACATCGGATATTTACCAGCACAGTCAAAGAAATTAAAAAGGGCTGATGTGGTGGTTTTTAGCATTTCAACAGCAATCATCATGCATTGCTATGCGATGGAGAGGGATGTCTTCCGATCAAAGTACCTCAATGTTCTTGATTGGGTGTTTGGTGTGCCACTTCCTCTAGATGAAGCAACCCCACGCAAGGGTAGATGA
- the LOC141721680 gene encoding multifunctional methyltransferase subunit TRM112 homolog A-like — translation MRLLTHNMLSSTIKGVTNGFPLKIEPQTITQRPVELNPVFLKNMFAKLEWKPLVEASRTMGYFELPEDVSDLSVLESEEFLQKLHHALLEIHLEEGALVCPETGRKFPVQKGIPNMMLHEDEV, via the coding sequence ATGAGGCTTCTAACACACAACATGTTATCATCCACCATCAAAGGAGTCACAAATGGCTTCCCACTCAAAATCGAGCCTCAAACAATCACACAACGCCCTGTTGAACTCAACCCtgttttcttgaaaaacatgTTTGCTAAACTCGAATGGAAGCCACTTGTGGAAGCTTCTAGAACAATGGGGTACTTTGAATTGCCTGAAGATGTGTCAGACTTGTCAGTTCTTGAGTCTGAGGAGTTTTTGCAGAAGCTTCATCATGCATTGCTGGAGATTCATTTGGAAGAAGGGGCTCTTGTTTGTCCCGAGACGGGCCGGAAGTTTCCGGTGCAGAAGGGGATTCCTAATATGATGCTTCATGAGGATGAGGTGTGA
- the LOC141721681 gene encoding cryptochrome-1-like, which yields MMTGGGCNIVWFRRDLRVEDNPALAAGVRAGAVIALYVWAPEEEGHYQPGRVSRWWLKQSLSQLDSSLRSLGTTLVTKRSTDSVSSLLQVVKSVGATQLFFNHLYDPLSLVRDHRTKEILTAHGVTVHSFNADLLYEPWEVLDDVGQPFNTFAGFWSKCLSMPYDPDSPLLPPKRIISGDVSLCPSDPLVFEDESEKGSNALLARAWSPGWKSADKALTTFINGPLIEYAKNCRKADSATTSFLSPHLHFGEVSVRKVFHLVRLKQVLWNNEGNQAGEESVNLFLKSIGLREYSRYISFNHPYSHEKPLLGHLKFFPWVIDEDYFKAWRQGRTGYPLVDAGMRELWATGWLHDRIRVVVSSFFVKILQLPWRWGMKYFWDTLLDADLESDALGWQYISGTLPDGRELDRMDNPQFEGYKFDPNGEFVRRWLPELARLPTEWIHHPWNAPPSVLQAAGVELGSNYPLPIVGMDAAKARLQEALAQMWQHEAASRAVIENGTEEGLGDSSDSAPIAFPQDMEEDRTALRNNATTTTIRRYEDQMVPSMTTSLVRVESEETSSDLRVERGRAEVPTNLNMDEQPRTDIVNQVNNLQHFNIAMALRDAEDSTADSSSSTIRRERDGGVVPVWSPPASSYSEQYVGEENPFLQRHPQSHQVMNWTQRLSQTG from the exons ATGATGACTGGGGGTGGATGTAATATAGTATGGTTTAGAAGGGATCTGAGAGTAGAAGATAATCCAGCTTTAGCTGCTGGTGTTAGAGCTGGAGCTGTGATTGCTTTGTATGTATGGGCACCTGAGGAAGAAGGGCACTATCAGCCTGGTAGAGTTTCCAGGTGGTGGCTTAAGCAAAGTTTATCTCAACTTGATTCATCTTTAAGGAGTCTTGGAACTACCCTTGTTACAAAAAGATCAACTGATAGTGTTTCTTCTCTTCTTCAAGTTGTTAAGTCTGTTGGGGCTACTCAGCTCTTCTTCAACCACTTATATG ACCCCTTGTCACTTGTGAGGGATCACCGCACAAAGGAGATTTTAACTGCTCATGGAGTAACTGTCCATTCCTTCAACGCAGACTTGCTGTATGAGCCATGGGAAGTTCTTGATGATGTAGGTCAGCCGTTCAACACATTTGCAGGTTTTTGGAGTAAATGCCTTAGCATGCCCTATGATCCAGATTCACCACTTCTTCCTCCTAAGAGAATAATCTCAG GAGATGTATCTCTGTGCCCATCAGACCCATTGGTGTTCGAAGATGAATCAGAAAAGGGCAGTAATGCACTCCTTGCTCGGGCATGGTCACCTGGGTGGAAAAGTGCTGATAAGGCACTAACTACATTCATCAACGGACCATTGATTGAGTATGCCAAGAATTGCAGAAAGGCTGATAGCGCTACAACTTCATTTCTGTCTCCTCATTTACATTTCGGTGAAGTTAGTGTGCGGAAAGTCTTTCACCTTGTTCGCCTGAAACAAGTTCTGTGGAACAATGAAGGGAACCAAGCTGGTGAAGAGAGTGTCAACTTATTCCTCAAGTCAATAGGTCTTAGGGAATATTCGAGATATATAAGTTTTAATCACCCATACAGCCATGAGAAGCCTCTTCTTGGACACCTAAAGTTTTTTCCTTGGGTGATTGACGAGGACTATTTTAAGGCATGGAGGCAAGGTAGAACTGGTTATCCGCTGGTTGATGCAGGCATGCGAGAGTTATGGGCCACCGGTTGGCTACATGATCGAATTCGAGTTGTTGTGTCTAGTTTCTTTGTCAAAATTCTGCAGCTTCCTTGGAGATGGGGCATGAAGTATTTCTGGGATACCCTATTGGATGCAGATCTTGAAAGTGATGCTCTTGGTTGGCAGTATATATCTGGAACTCTCCCTGATGGCCGGGAGTTGGATCGTATGGATAATCCCCAG TTTGAGGGATATAAATTTGACCCTAATGGTGAGTTCGTAAGAAGATGGCTTCCTGAACTTGCTAGACTCCCTACTGAATGGATACACCATCCTTGGAATGCACCACCATCTGTTCTCCAGGCTGCAGGAGTCGAACTCGGTTCTAACTACCCTCTTCCAATTGTTGGGATGGATGCGGCTAAAGCCAGGTTGCAAGAAGCCCTTGCACAAATGTGGCAACATGAAGCAGCTTCTAGAGCTGTAATTGAGAATGGAACTGAAGAAGGTTTAGGTGACTCATCTGATTCGGCCCCAATTGCTTTTCCTCAAGACATGGAGGAGGACCGTACGGCATTAAGGAACAATGCAACAACCACAACGATACGGCGTTACGAGGATCAAATGGTCCCAAGCATGACTACTTCCTTGGTAAGGGTTGAATCTGAAGAAACTTCTTCTGATCTTCGAGTAGAACGTGGAAGAGCAGAAGTACCAACAAATCTTAATATGGACGAGCAACCAAGGACAGATATAGTTAATCAAGTTAATAATCTGCAACATTTTAATATTGCAATGGCGCTGAGGGATGCTGAAGATTCCACAGCAGACTCTTCTAGTAGTACTATTAGGAGAGAAAGGGATGGAGGAGTGGTTCCGGTATGGTCTCCTCCAGCTTCCAGTTACTCGGAGCAATATGTTGGTGAAGAAAATCCTTTCTTGCAGAGGCATCCACAGTCTCACCAAGTAATGAACTGGACACAACGGCTTTCTCAAACAGG GTAA
- the LOC141721682 gene encoding nodulin-26-like: MANTPSTTSSMSPKQYLPTSFSLMEQGKRSRTHKFAAAASSVSVSVSPNYFQMIVAEFIGTYILIFVGCGSALTDRKLSLTIVGIALAWGFSLMGAIYAVGHVSGAHFNPAVTIGLAAARRFPFKLVPMYVLSQLLSGIIACLTLRVLFNYQEDVIPMTTQYSDPTTDLEAIAWEFIITFFLMFVICGAADDDRANKGLAGIAIGVTLGFNVLLAGPITGASMNPARSIGPAIAAGEYKNLWVFVVAPILGATTAALIYNLLRLPAVQNEEESSTRSVYNDLYMQNGV; the protein is encoded by the exons ATGGCTAACACACCTTCAACCACTTCTAGCATGTCACCAAAACAGTATCTGCCAACTTCTTTCTCCTTAATGGAACAAGGAAAACGTAGTCGAACGCACAAATTTGCTGCAGCTGCATCTTCTGTTTCTGTTTCTGTTTCTCCGAATTATTTCCAGATG ATCGTTGCAGAGTTCATAGGAACATACATACTAATTTTCGTAGGCTGTGGAAGTGCTCTGACTGACAGAAAATTGAGCCTCACAATTGTGGGAATAGCATTGGCATGGGGGTTTTCTCTGATGGGAGCAATATATGCAGTTGGGCACGTCTCTGGCGCCCATTTCAATCCTGCAGTCACGATTGGTCTTGCTGCTGCTCGGAGGTTTCCATTTAAGCTT GTGCCTATGTATGTTTTGTCGCAGTTACTGAGTGGAATAATTGCATGTCTCACCCTTAGAGTATTGTTTAATTACCAAGAGGATGTTATCCCAATGACTACTCAGTATTCTGATCCAACTACTGATCTTGAAGCTATTGCCTGGGAATTTATAATCACATTTTTTCTCATGTTTGTGATCTGTGGGGCTGCAGATGATGATAGAGCT AACAAGGGGCTTGCTGGAATTGCCATTGGAGTGACACTTGGGTTTAATGTTCTCTTAGCCGG GCCTATCACAGGAGCTTCTATGAATCCAGCAAGGAGTATAGGCCCTGCTATTGCTGCAGGTGAATATAAAAATTTGTGGGTTTTCGTTGTGGCACCAATCCTCGGTGCTACAACCGCAGCCCTGATATACAATCTTCTGCGGTTACCAGCAGTCCAGAATGAAGAAGAGAGCAGCACCAGGAGTGTATACAATGACCTTTACATGCAAAATGGCGTCTGA